Part of the Polaribacter sp. Hel1_33_78 genome is shown below.
AATATCCTTTTGGGATGTAATTATAACCTTTATCCTTAGAGGATCCAACTTCTGACATTTCGCCAAAAGCTTTTGCTTCTTTTATTGCCTTGTCAGACCAGGTGCCTGTGTTTAAATAGGCTGCTTTTTTATTTAATAAATTGTAAGCAACCATTAAAAACTCTAAACTAGCACCGCCATGGAGAAATAAAGCTTTGTATCCTTTATTCTCTAGCCCTAACAATTCTAAGGCTAAAGAACGTGCTTTTTCCATAACAGCTACAAAAGATTTACTTCTGTGAGAAATTTCTATTAATGATAAATTATCATCATTAAAATTCAGAATGGCCTCTGATGCTTTTTTAAGGACTTCATCAGGTAAAATACAAGGGCCTGCGCTAAAATTATGTTTTTTCATTTTGCTATTGTTTTAATTTGGTTTGAACAACAATTAAAAACCCTGTTGTCATATTTTTGTTAAAAATTCTAAAGTATTCACTCCATCTGCATAATCTGTTAACTTTGGAGATTGTGTTTGTCCAAAACCAACTTCATTTTCAATAAAGTCTTTAGCAACAATACATTGAATTTTTTCCTTGTCTTGATGTAATTTTATTTTTAAATCTATTTCATTCTCGTAATATTCATAGAAAATGGTCGCAATAGGAGAGGAGTAGCTTTTATCTTCTTTAATCATGAGAAAACCGTTTTCTAGCAAATCATAAAGACTCATCAAATATACTGCTTTATTATAATCATAATTATTAGCATATTTCGCATTATGAATCATATCTTTCTTTGAATACATTCCCGCAAAGAACATATCGAAATTGTAGTCTTTTGGTACATATAATTTTGAAACGCTTCTGCAGCCTAAACCAAAATATTGAAAAACATCATCAGATAATTTTATAAAATCTTGCTCCGTTTCTTTACCAGTGATAATTGCCACCGAATTTCTGCTTTTTCTGATAATATTTGGTTTATTCTTAAAATAAAATTCAAAATAACGAGCTGTATTATCACTTCCTGTAGCGATTACTGCATCAAAATCAGTTAACTTTTCTTCTGTAAAAGTAATTTTCCCTTTAAAGTTCTCTTCAATGTGCTCTAAATATTTTGCTAAAAAGGGTAATAAATGTTTGTCATTAGATGATTGCTTTACCAAGACAGAATGACCTGAAATTAAGACTGATAAAAAATCATGAAAGCCCACTAACGGAATATTTCCAGCCATGATAACCGCTACTTTTTTAGATGAAATAATATTTAAATTAACACTTTCTACAAATACATATAAACTATTGTAAGTTAGTGACTTACTTATGCTATTTAAAGCGAATAAAATGTTATTTTTTGTAAACCAAGAATTGCTTTCTTGAGCTATTTTAATCTGGTGTAAAAAGCCTTCAAAGAAGAGTTCATTATGTTCAATATTATCTCTTTTTTCTACTTTTTCTATAGAAAACTGACCTAAAAAGTCTCCTAGTTTTACAAGTGCAGTAATTCTGTTTTGAATACTAATCATTTATTTTGGTTGTCTGTAATTTTGGCTTTATTTTTGCAATTGCAAAGGTACAAAAACAGAAGAGAAAATTATGGCAATTATAATAACAGATGAATGTATAAATTGTGGGGCTTGTGAACCAGAATGTCCTAACACGGCAATTTATGAAGGAGCAGATGATTGGAAGTATTCAGATGGAACAGATTTAAAAGGAAATGCAGTTTTGCCAAATGGTAATTCTGTGAATGCGGATGAAGATCAGGAACCAATCTCAGATGAAATTTATTACATCGTGGCAGATAAGTGCACAGAATGTAAAGGTTTTCATGAAGAGCCTCAATGTGCTGCAGTTTGTCCTGTAGATTGTTGTGTGCCAGATGACGAAAATGTGGAGACTGAAGAAGAATTGCTGGAGAAGCAACGATTCATGCATCAGAAGTAATTTCTTGACTAAATAGTAAAAAAAAAATCCTGAATATTTTCAGGATTTTTTTTTAAGCTATTTTTGAATATTTTTATTTGAAGAATATATTATAAATTAATTTCAATAAAAAACACCCAACTGATAACAGTTGGGTGTTTTATTCATTCAAATAATAAAACTGGTATAAATTGTTTTAAGTATTAGAATTGGTAGTTTAATGATAAATTAAACATCGTACCTAATTGACTAAAGTGGTAACCATCATATGTCATTTGAGAATAACGTTGGTTAAAAGTAATTAAGTTAGATTGCTCTTGTATTGGAGTAACACCAGCACCGTTAAGTGTAGTATTATCAATTAAAGCTTGTCCTGCAGCATTTTCTGCTTTAAACGACCATTCAGGTAATACATTCAATAAGTTATTAACATTTAAAGCAATGGTTAATTTATCAGTTGCATTATAGTTAATTCCTAAATCTGTAACAATTTTTGGAGTAAATTCTGTTCTTAAATCAGTACTCATACCTTGTTGTTTGAAAGTAGTTTTTCCAAAGTAAGTATTGTTTAAAGACCATCCCCATTTACCAATATCGTAAGTCGATCCTAAAATCCACTTTGTTTTTGGTCTAGAGGTAAAGAATAAAGCTTCTTGAGTTGCATTAACTACAGATTGGCCAGCATTAGAAACTAATGTTGGATTTTTAACATCCCCATCTCTCTCATTTTGAATTGTATAGTTTCCAGATAAGTTAAAGCCTAATTTTCCTTCACCAACGTCTAAGTTACCATAGCTTAAAACTACATCTAATCCTGAAGTTTTAGTATCTAAGGCGTTTACAAAGAAACTTACATCAGATAGGTTATTAGCAGATAATACTTGATCCAAAGGCGTATTTCCTGCAGCAGTAGCACCGATTTCAGTACTTAAAACAATTCTATCCTCAACGTTGATACTATAATAATCTACAGTAAAGCTTAAATTTCTATTTACTTTTCCTCCAAGACCAAATGTAAAGTTAGTAGAAGTTTCTTCTTTTAATTTAGGAATACCTAATAAACCTGCTTGAGAAGAAACATTATTTACTAAACCACCAACTTGAATTCCTTGTCCCGGAACAAAGCTATACTGCGCTTTTTGTGTGTAAATTTGGTGCAACGTTGGAGCTCTAAATCCTGTTGATAAAGATCCTCTTAAGGTATACTTGTCATTTATAGTATAAGCAGAACTTAATTTCCAAACAAATGCATTTCCAAAGTCAGAATAGTTTTCACTTCTAATTGTACCATCTAAAGTTAAATTTTCTGAAGGGTTCCAATTTAAAGAAGCATATCCACCAAAGTTATAACGTGTAAAAACTCCTGAGTTCTCTGGGCTATTTCCAGAAAATGAATCTGCACCACCACCATCATAAGAACCTAATTCACCTTCTATAACCTCAAAAGTTTCGTATCTAAACTCTGAACCAAATGCAAAACTTAAATTATCTGATAAAATTTTAGAAACATCAATATTTCCTACGTTATGAGAAAAACGAGTTCCACCTGGATCAAAAGACTGTTTTGAATTTTCTCTGTAAATAGAAGTCGCATCAAATTCTCCAGTTGTTTCATTGTATGTTGGAACGTATACAAAGTTTCTGTTGTGAGATTGATTTACTTTATATGTTTGAGCATTTCCACCAGTAGTAAAACTTGCATCTACATTCCAATCATTAATTACAGATTTAAATCCTACTGTAGCATTGTAATCATTCAAGTCTCCTTCAAATGTAGGAACATACCCATCATACCCTCCAGCATTTGTTGGGTGATCGCCAGGGAAAAAATCAGCTAAATAAGGAAAGCTATCTACTGTTCTCCAATATGGAGTTCTGTAGTTTGCAAAAGAATTTACTTTTTTATTGATAAAAGCAGCATTGAAATAGACTTTAGATTCTTCACTTAAGTTATAAGCACCATTCAATAAAAATTTAGCAGCAGCAGTTTCTGGAGATCCATTGATATTTCCAGCATCTGGTTTTCTCGATAAAAACTCTTCAACAAATCCTAAACTAGCTCCAAAGTCAGCAGCTTCTCCTCTTGCATTTACTGTACCAGGTCTGTTAGCTAAGCTTGTTTTAGAAAAGTCTACTGTATAATTAACAAAGCCATCGCCGTTTCCAATAGTAGAACCATTGTTAACAGAAACACCAAACATTTCACCATCTCCTTCAGAAGTCATACCAGTTCTTAAAGTAGCAGAACCACCATTAGGGCTGTCTTTTAAGATAATATTCATAACTCCAGCAATGGCATCAGAACCATACTGAGCAGAAGCTCCATCTCTTAAAATCTCAATAGATTTAATTGCGTCTGTAGGTATACCTGAAATATCAGCACCTGTTTCTCCACGTCCTGGTGAAGTTTGAGTGTATAATAAAGCACTTAAGTTCTTACGTTTCCCATTAATTAAGATTAATGTTCTACTTGGTCCCATATTTCTAATTTCATATGGATCTAATAAAGAAGTCGCATCATTTACTGGTGTTTGAACTGTATTAAATGATGGAATCTTGTATTGTAAAGCCTTGTCAAAAGAAGTCTGTCCTGTTGAAATTAAATCTTTAGCAGATACAACATCAATTGGTAATGGACTTTTAGTATTAGATCTTGCTGGTGTTCTAGAACCTGTTACAACAACCTCATCTAAAGCATTATCTTCATTAACAACAATTGTTAAATAAGAAGGCTGAATTACTTTAACATTTTTAGTCTCAAAACCCATAGAAGAAACTACTAAAGTTGTAGGTAAACTCTTTACATTAATAGAGAACTCTCCATTATCGTCAGAAATAACTCCATTAGAAGTGTTTCCTTTTTCAACAACATTCATATATGGCAAACCTTCGCCAGATGAATCTGTTACTTTACCTTTTATAGTTTGCGCCATTAATCCTAAAGGAAGCATAAACATAAAAGCAATTGTACAAAATTTTAATAAATACTTTTGTTTCATAAATAAATTATTAGTTAATAAATGTGTTTATTGAGCTGATATATTGTTTAAATAAAAAGCTCTCTGTTTGTAAAAGAAAGAAAAAGAAAAAATATACTCTAAAAAAAATGATTTTTTTTTAAGAAAAATATAAAAATAATTATTAGCGCAAGATTTACAGTTTTAAATTCAACTTTGTATAGTAAAATGAACCGTTTGTTCCCATTTGTGTAGCATCCCATAATCCTCCACTGTCAGTATAACTATTTTGTATTGTAGGGTAAATATTGAACAAATTATTGGCACCAAATTGTAGATTAATTAGAGTATTTATTTGATAACTTAAATGCAAATCTGTTGTTATTTTTGGTCGATAAATGTCTGTTGCTGCTTCTAATCGTTCTAACTCAGAATTATTAAAATTAGATACATCTTGGCTAAGTTGCCAATCAATTAAAGTAATTTTACTAAATCTGGTAAAATTTAATGAAGTTTTAATTTTTTTATATTGATAGTTTAAACCAAGATTAAATTTGCTTTTTGGTGCTGATGCTAATAAAAATTGTTGATCTCTTTTTCCGAAAAAAGTTTCTTGGTCTAATATTTTATTTTTGATATCTGAAATACTCATATAATTTATGTTTCCAGAAAAATCAATAGAAAAAGTTTTATTACCAATACTTTTGTTCCAGTTTAAAACCAAATCAATACCAGTTGTTTTCGTATCTACTCCATTAGCAAAAAATTGAACATTATCTAATCCTAGGCCTAAATTTGAGGCATCAAAATTACCACTTAAAATAATTCTATCTTTAATAAAAACAGAGTAGGTGTCTACGGTTGCATTAAAATTTGAACTTAATTTTGCAGTAAAACCGAAACTAAAATTTCTAGCCTTTTCTTCTCTTAATTTGTCAATATTAAATCTCCGAGCAATAGGGCTATTATTTGCTATTAAAAATGATTCTGAAGGAGTATTTCCAATAAAATTTGTGAATGTTAAATTGTAATAACTTTGAGCTAAAGACGGGGCTCTAAAACCTGTACTAAAAGAACCTCTTAGATTAAATTTTCTGTTAATTTTATACCTAGATGCAAGTTTGTAATTTAATGTACTTCCAAAATCACTATAATATTCGTAACGTAAAGCGGAACCGATCATGAATTTCTCTGAAAAATCTATTTCTGTATCAATATAAATACTAAGATTTGATCTATTTCGATCTACTTCATTTTCTGGGGAATATCCAGGAAATCCCTGAGATCCACCCGGTCTTATTGCTCCATTATAATTTTTATAATCTGAAACCGGAGTTTTTGAGTTGACTAAATCTCCATTAATATCGTAGGAACCATATGAGGCTTCTTCACCAGAAAATATTTTGTATTTGTCTAATCGATATTCCAGTCCTAGAGCGATATTAAACCCATAAGAGGTCGCTGTAAAGTATTTTGAAAAATCAATACTTGTGGTATTTTGTATTAATTGATGACCACCAGCATCAAATTCTGTTGGAGAATTATCTTCAAGCGTAGCATTCAATGTGTTTTTAATGAAGTAGTGAAAGTTATTTCTTCCAAAAGTATTATTAACATCAACATTCCATTCTTTGAAATTTGTAAGCATTCCAATGGAGAATGAATTATCTAAAATATTCGAAGTAATCAGTGGATTAAATCCATTTGGGTAAATATTAAGAACATTTCTTTCGCTATCAGATTTTCGAGTAAAAGCAAAGGCTTCCGTGTTTTTATAATTAAAACCTCCATTAAAGTACAGCTTGGTGTTCTCATAAATAGGAACTTCTGAGTTTAAAAAAATACTGACATTTTTTACTGCTGCTTGTCCAAATTTTTCTCTTGCTGCAGTTCCTGGTCTTATTGTATTATCCGCGGACAAGGCTTCAACAGTAAAATTTATAAAACCTCCCTTATTTATCTTTGTTCCATAGTTTAAACCTAATTTATAGGTAAATCCATCAGCACTATTCGGGAAGACAGTATTATTATTTGCGTTATGAAAACCTAAAGTCGAAGTGACGTTTAATTCGTTATCCGAATCTTTTAAAACAATATTTAGAACGCCTGCAATGGCGTCAGAGCCATATTGGGCTGATGCACCATCGCGTAATAATTCTATTCTTTTTATCGCAGAGATGGGAATTGCATTTAAATCGGTTCCAGAATTCCCTCTTCCTCGAGTTCCGTATAAATTGATTAAAGATGCTTGGTGTCTTCTTTTACCATTAATTAACACTAAAGTTTGGTCTGGGCCTAAACCTCGTATAGTTGCAGGATCTATATGGTCTGCACCGTCAGCACCAGATTGTTTTGTGGCATTAAACGAAGGTATTACATATTGTAAAAATTGATTTACTTCTACCTGTATACTTTTGCTTGAAGTTTCTTGTATATCTATAAAATCAATGGCAACCGGTGTGTCATTAGCCACCCTATTCTTATTTCTAGAACCGACTATTTGTACTTCTTCTAATTCTTGTCCAGATAATAAAGTAATTGACTGAAATATATTTGGTTTTAGGCTAATAGTTTTAGAATTATGTCCTAAAAAACTTATTGTAATGTTGTTTTCTTTTTGAGTTTCAAATTCAAAAGTTCCATCTCTATTTGTCGTGGTCCCCTCTAAAGATTCTTTTTCTTGCAAAGTTGCTCCACCAAGTGGAGTATTGTCTGAACTTAAAACGATTCCTCGAACAATTATCTTATTGCTCTTAAAAGTACTATCAATAAAAATATCTCTAGACAAAATATTTTTATTTTTCGCGAGAAATTTCTTTTTATCGTTTTCTTTTTTAGGATAAATTACATAATAACTATTTCCTAAATCATCAAAAAGAAAGGGTGTAATTTTTTGTAATAAAAAAATAGATTCTTTTAAACTTAGGTCTTTAAATCCTTTTTCTTGAATAAATTTATTTTTAAGAAGATTAGCACTATAAGTAAAGAATACTTTGTAATCATTACTCATTTTATCTAGTAATGTTGTTAAAGGAATTGTATTGTTTTTAAACTCTTGAGCAGTTGTGTTTTGAAAATAAAAAGTTACAAAAACAATTAATATAAGTTTTATTACTAATTTTTGAACCATTCAATAATTTAAAATTACACCTATTTTTTGCTTATAATTAAATTATTTTCTTTTTTAATTATAAGTACATTAACTGACTTTTCAATAGCCTTTATACAAATGTCGATATTTGTAATAGGAACTGCACCTGTTATTAAAGTGTTTTTACTGATATCATCTTTAAAAACTGCAGAATAACCATAAGTTTCTTCTATTTTTTCCATCGCTTTTTCCAAAGATAGGTTTTCAAAGAGTAACGAACCATCTTTCCAAGAAGTTTTTATAACAGGATTAAAAATATTTTTATCTTCTAATACTTCATTTCTTTCTGATGAATAAGAAATATAATTTCCTGGAATCATTTTTTTATTCACTCCATTATTTAATTTTAACCAAATTTTCCCTTCCTCTAAAAAAACATCTGTTTTTTTCTTTTTTGTGCTTACATTGAAAGAAGTTCCAAAAACCTCAACAGACAAATCTTTTGTTACCACCCAAAATTTTGCATTTGAAGCTATTTTTTTTTCAACTTGAAAAAAAGCCTCACCTGTTAACCAAACTTTTCTACTATCAGTTTTATAATAAGACAGACTGGAATTTGAGTTTAGAGTAACAGTACTACCATCTTGTAGCTTTAAATTTAAGATCTCTCCATAATTTGTTTTATGGATAATTTTATTATTAAAATTTAAAAAGTAAACTCCAAAAGAAATCAATAAAACAATAGAAGCTGCTATGCTAAATGGTTTTAAATATTTTAATCCTCTTTTATGAACAAGTTTTTTTGCTTGAATTTTAGATTCTAACTTTTGCCATTCTAAAGTTATTTTTTCTTTACTGACAAATTTTTGATCAAAGGAAACACCTAAAACTAGGGCTTTAGCGTTTTCTACCAATTCTTTTTTGTCGGGATTATTTTCAATCCAAAAATCCCAATAACCAATATCAGTGCCATTATTTTGATGCACCCAATTTGTAAATGAGATATCATCTAAAAAATCATAAATTGTAGTATACTTTTTCTTAATCATTCTTCTTAATCTTTCAATCTAATATAATAAGAGTATTTTAACTTTTATATACTCTATATTTTCCATAAATTTTATTTGAATAAATTTAGTATCGAAACTTCTTCTTTTAAATTTTTAATAGCTTTATGTAATATATTTACCACACTTTGGTAATTTATATCCATAATTTCAGCTATTTCTGTAGCTTTTAAACCACTATAATATTTTAAATAAATGGCTTCTTTTTGTCTTTTTGGTAATTTATTTAAAAGAGTAGGAATGTTTTTTGTTCTAAAATTACCCGTTTCTTTATTTGTAATGAGTTCTTCTGCATTAAACTGAATATCTAATACATCTTCTTGAGAAAAGTCTGTTTTGGTTATTTTTTTCTCTTTTTTTATCACATTAATTAAAAAACGTTTATAAGCAGTAAAGAGATATGGTGCAATTTTGTCTAAATCACTCAGATTTTCTCTATGGTCGTAGATATACAAGAAAAAATCTTGTAAAGAATCCTCTGTTATGGAAATATCTTTAGATATTTTTAAACCATAACTGTATAGTTGCGGATAATAGATTTCAAAAAGTGTTGAAAATGCTCTAAGATCTCCTTCCTTTAGGGCTTTCCAAATAAATTGATCTGTAATTTTGTTCATTTAAAACTTTTGATACTAAAATATTTTCTAAAAATAAATAAAATTGATGGTTATACGCTTTCTTTATTGATTTAATTCAATTTTCATGAAAGTTCTACTATATTTGCAATCGCAAAATTTATAGAAATGAAAGCCGGAATTGTAGGATTACCAAACGTAGGGAAATCAACCTTATTTAATTGTTTATCAAACGCAAAAGCGCAAAGTGCTAACTTTCCGTTTTGTACTATTGAACCAAATCTTGGAGTTGTAAATGTACCAGATAAAAGAATTGAAAAATTAGAAGAATTGGTGAATCCAGAACGTGTGATGCCTGCAACTGTAGAGATTGTAGATATTGCTGGTTTGGTAAAAGGAGCGAGTAAAGGTGAAGGTTTAGGAAATCAGTTTTTGGCAAATATTAGAGAAACGGATGCTATTTTACATGTAGTTCGTTGTTTTGATAATGACAATATTATTCATGTAGATGAATCTATAGACCCAGTTAGAGATAAAGAAACCATTGATATTGAGTTACAGTTAAAAGATCTAGAAACTGTTGAAAAACGTTTAGAGCGAGTTAAAAGAACTGCAAAAACCGGCAACAAAGAGGCACAAGCTGAATTAATAGTACTTCTAAAAATTGAAGAAACTTTATTAAAAGGAATTTCAGTGAGGGCATTAGATTTTTCGGAAAAAGAAATGGAGTTCGTTCAATCTTTACAATTTATTACTGCAAAACCAGTATTGTATGTTTGTAATGTGGATGAAGATTCAGCAGTTTCA
Proteins encoded:
- a CDS encoding 4Fe-4S dicluster domain-containing protein, encoding MAIIITDECINCGACEPECPNTAIYEGADDWKYSDGTDLKGNAVLPNGNSVNADEDQEPISDEIYYIVADKCTECKGFHEEPQCAAVCPVDCCVPDDENVETEEELLEKQRFMHQK
- the ychF gene encoding redox-regulated ATPase YchF encodes the protein MKAGIVGLPNVGKSTLFNCLSNAKAQSANFPFCTIEPNLGVVNVPDKRIEKLEELVNPERVMPATVEIVDIAGLVKGASKGEGLGNQFLANIRETDAILHVVRCFDNDNIIHVDESIDPVRDKETIDIELQLKDLETVEKRLERVKRTAKTGNKEAQAELIVLLKIEETLLKGISVRALDFSEKEMEFVQSLQFITAKPVLYVCNVDEDSAVSGNEYVERVREAVKDENAEVIVLAVGTEADIAELDDYEERQMFLADIGLEEAGVARLVRSAYKLLKLQTYFTAGVKEVRAWTIPIGSTAPQAAGVIHTDFEKGFIRAETIAYKDYITFGSESKVKEAGKMRVEGKEYIVKDGDVMHFRFNV
- a CDS encoding RNA polymerase sigma factor, coding for MNKITDQFIWKALKEGDLRAFSTLFEIYYPQLYSYGLKISKDISITEDSLQDFFLYIYDHRENLSDLDKIAPYLFTAYKRFLINVIKKEKKITKTDFSQEDVLDIQFNAEELITNKETGNFRTKNIPTLLNKLPKRQKEAIYLKYYSGLKATEIAEIMDINYQSVVNILHKAIKNLKEEVSILNLFK
- a CDS encoding TonB-dependent receptor, which translates into the protein MKQKYLLKFCTIAFMFMLPLGLMAQTIKGKVTDSSGEGLPYMNVVEKGNTSNGVISDDNGEFSINVKSLPTTLVVSSMGFETKNVKVIQPSYLTIVVNEDNALDEVVVTGSRTPARSNTKSPLPIDVVSAKDLISTGQTSFDKALQYKIPSFNTVQTPVNDATSLLDPYEIRNMGPSRTLILINGKRKNLSALLYTQTSPGRGETGADISGIPTDAIKSIEILRDGASAQYGSDAIAGVMNIILKDSPNGGSATLRTGMTSEGDGEMFGVSVNNGSTIGNGDGFVNYTVDFSKTSLANRPGTVNARGEAADFGASLGFVEEFLSRKPDAGNINGSPETAAAKFLLNGAYNLSEESKVYFNAAFINKKVNSFANYRTPYWRTVDSFPYLADFFPGDHPTNAGGYDGYVPTFEGDLNDYNATVGFKSVINDWNVDASFTTGGNAQTYKVNQSHNRNFVYVPTYNETTGEFDATSIYRENSKQSFDPGGTRFSHNVGNIDVSKILSDNLSFAFGSEFRYETFEVIEGELGSYDGGGADSFSGNSPENSGVFTRYNFGGYASLNWNPSENLTLDGTIRSENYSDFGNAFVWKLSSAYTINDKYTLRGSLSTGFRAPTLHQIYTQKAQYSFVPGQGIQVGGLVNNVSSQAGLLGIPKLKEETSTNFTFGLGGKVNRNLSFTVDYYSINVEDRIVLSTEIGATAAGNTPLDQVLSANNLSDVSFFVNALDTKTSGLDVVLSYGNLDVGEGKLGFNLSGNYTIQNERDGDVKNPTLVSNAGQSVVNATQEALFFTSRPKTKWILGSTYDIGKWGWSLNNTYFGKTTFKQQGMSTDLRTEFTPKIVTDLGINYNATDKLTIALNVNNLLNVLPEWSFKAENAAGQALIDNTTLNGAGVTPIQEQSNLITFNQRYSQMTYDGYHFSQLGTMFNLSLNYQF
- a CDS encoding acyl-CoA reductase; this translates as MISIQNRITALVKLGDFLGQFSIEKVEKRDNIEHNELFFEGFLHQIKIAQESNSWFTKNNILFALNSISKSLTYNSLYVFVESVNLNIISSKKVAVIMAGNIPLVGFHDFLSVLISGHSVLVKQSSNDKHLLPFLAKYLEHIEENFKGKITFTEEKLTDFDAVIATGSDNTARYFEFYFKNKPNIIRKSRNSVAIITGKETEQDFIKLSDDVFQYFGLGCRSVSKLYVPKDYNFDMFFAGMYSKKDMIHNAKYANNYDYNKAVYLMSLYDLLENGFLMIKEDKSYSSPIATIFYEYYENEIDLKIKLHQDKEKIQCIVAKDFIENEVGFGQTQSPKLTDYADGVNTLEFLTKI
- a CDS encoding FecR family protein gives rise to the protein MIKKKYTTIYDFLDDISFTNWVHQNNGTDIGYWDFWIENNPDKKELVENAKALVLGVSFDQKFVSKEKITLEWQKLESKIQAKKLVHKRGLKYLKPFSIAASIVLLISFGVYFLNFNNKIIHKTNYGEILNLKLQDGSTVTLNSNSSLSYYKTDSRKVWLTGEAFFQVEKKIASNAKFWVVTKDLSVEVFGTSFNVSTKKKKTDVFLEEGKIWLKLNNGVNKKMIPGNYISYSSERNEVLEDKNIFNPVIKTSWKDGSLLFENLSLEKAMEKIEETYGYSAVFKDDISKNTLITGAVPITNIDICIKAIEKSVNVLIIKKENNLIISKK
- a CDS encoding TonB-dependent receptor: MVQKLVIKLILIVFVTFYFQNTTAQEFKNNTIPLTTLLDKMSNDYKVFFTYSANLLKNKFIQEKGFKDLSLKESIFLLQKITPFLFDDLGNSYYVIYPKKENDKKKFLAKNKNILSRDIFIDSTFKSNKIIVRGIVLSSDNTPLGGATLQEKESLEGTTTNRDGTFEFETQKENNITISFLGHNSKTISLKPNIFQSITLLSGQELEEVQIVGSRNKNRVANDTPVAIDFIDIQETSSKSIQVEVNQFLQYVIPSFNATKQSGADGADHIDPATIRGLGPDQTLVLINGKRRHQASLINLYGTRGRGNSGTDLNAIPISAIKRIELLRDGASAQYGSDAIAGVLNIVLKDSDNELNVTSTLGFHNANNNTVFPNSADGFTYKLGLNYGTKINKGGFINFTVEALSADNTIRPGTAAREKFGQAAVKNVSIFLNSEVPIYENTKLYFNGGFNYKNTEAFAFTRKSDSERNVLNIYPNGFNPLITSNILDNSFSIGMLTNFKEWNVDVNNTFGRNNFHYFIKNTLNATLEDNSPTEFDAGGHQLIQNTTSIDFSKYFTATSYGFNIALGLEYRLDKYKIFSGEEASYGSYDINGDLVNSKTPVSDYKNYNGAIRPGGSQGFPGYSPENEVDRNRSNLSIYIDTEIDFSEKFMIGSALRYEYYSDFGSTLNYKLASRYKINRKFNLRGSFSTGFRAPSLAQSYYNLTFTNFIGNTPSESFLIANNSPIARRFNIDKLREEKARNFSFGFTAKLSSNFNATVDTYSVFIKDRIILSGNFDASNLGLGLDNVQFFANGVDTKTTGIDLVLNWNKSIGNKTFSIDFSGNINYMSISDIKNKILDQETFFGKRDQQFLLASAPKSKFNLGLNYQYKKIKTSLNFTRFSKITLIDWQLSQDVSNFNNSELERLEAATDIYRPKITTDLHLSYQINTLINLQFGANNLFNIYPTIQNSYTDSGGLWDATQMGTNGSFYYTKLNLKL